The proteins below are encoded in one region of Brevundimonas fontaquae:
- the acs gene encoding acetate--CoA ligase has protein sequence MPETSRVPDPALYPVPADWADKAHMNRETYEAARIAARETPDVFWAEQARRLDWITPPTRIKDVSFNKDDFRIRWFEDGVLNVSANCIDRHLPHRKDETAIIWEGDDPADSRHITFGELHAEVCRMANVLKAHGAKKGDRITLYLPMIPEAAYAMLACARIGAVHSVVFGGFSPDSLCGRIEDCGSNLVITADEGLRGGKHIPLKANVDEALTKVKVDTVLVIRRTGADVPMIEGRDFDYGLEAAKADADCPPEPMNAEDPLFILYTSGSTGKPKGVLHTTGGYLFWAAWTHEIVFDYRPGEVFWCTADVGWVTGHSYMVYGPLANAATTLMFEGVPNYPDAGRFWQVVDKHKVEIFYTAPTALRALMREGDAPVKASSRASLRLLGTVGEPINPEAWRWYHEVVGDGRCPIVDTWWQTETGGHLITPLPGATDLKPGSATLPLPGVELQIVDAEGRPLEGAVSGNLCITDSWPGQMRTVYGDDQRFFDTYFSTYPGRYFTGDGCRRDEDGYYWITGRVDDVINVSGHRMGTAEVESALVLHDDVAEAAVVGYPHDIKGQGIYAYVTLNNGVEATEELRKALVAHVRHEIGPIAAPDVIQWAPGLPKTRSGKIMRRILRKIAENEIGALGDTSTLADPSVVDDLVKNRAGA, from the coding sequence ATGCCGGAGACGTCTCGCGTGCCTGATCCCGCCCTCTATCCCGTCCCCGCCGACTGGGCTGACAAGGCCCATATGAACCGGGAAACGTATGAGGCGGCGCGGATCGCCGCGCGCGAGACGCCTGACGTCTTCTGGGCCGAACAGGCCAGACGTCTGGACTGGATCACGCCGCCGACCCGGATCAAGGACGTCTCCTTCAACAAGGATGACTTCCGCATTCGCTGGTTCGAGGACGGCGTCCTGAACGTCTCGGCCAATTGCATCGACCGTCACCTGCCCCACCGCAAGGACGAGACGGCTATCATCTGGGAAGGCGACGATCCCGCCGACAGCCGCCATATCACCTTCGGCGAACTGCACGCCGAGGTGTGCCGCATGGCCAATGTGCTGAAGGCGCATGGGGCCAAGAAGGGCGACCGGATCACCCTGTATCTGCCGATGATCCCCGAGGCCGCCTACGCCATGCTGGCCTGCGCGCGGATCGGTGCGGTGCATTCGGTCGTCTTCGGCGGCTTCTCGCCCGACAGCCTGTGCGGCCGGATCGAGGACTGCGGTTCCAACCTGGTCATCACCGCCGACGAAGGTCTGCGCGGCGGCAAGCACATTCCGTTGAAGGCCAATGTCGACGAGGCCCTGACGAAGGTGAAGGTCGACACCGTCCTGGTCATCCGCCGCACCGGCGCCGACGTGCCGATGATCGAGGGCCGCGACTTCGACTATGGGCTGGAGGCCGCCAAGGCCGACGCCGACTGCCCGCCCGAGCCGATGAACGCCGAGGATCCGCTGTTCATCCTTTACACCTCCGGCTCGACGGGTAAGCCCAAGGGCGTGCTGCACACCACGGGCGGCTATCTGTTCTGGGCCGCCTGGACGCACGAGATCGTCTTCGACTATCGCCCGGGCGAGGTCTTCTGGTGCACCGCCGACGTCGGCTGGGTCACCGGCCACTCCTATATGGTTTATGGCCCGCTCGCGAATGCGGCGACGACCCTGATGTTCGAGGGCGTGCCCAACTATCCCGACGCCGGCCGCTTCTGGCAGGTGGTGGACAAGCACAAGGTCGAGATCTTCTACACCGCGCCCACGGCCCTGCGCGCCCTGATGCGCGAGGGCGATGCGCCGGTAAAGGCCTCGTCGCGCGCCTCGCTGCGTCTGCTCGGCACGGTGGGCGAACCGATCAATCCCGAGGCCTGGCGCTGGTATCACGAGGTGGTCGGCGATGGCCGTTGCCCCATCGTGGACACCTGGTGGCAGACCGAGACGGGCGGCCATCTGATCACCCCCCTGCCCGGCGCCACCGACCTGAAGCCCGGCTCGGCGACCCTGCCCCTGCCCGGCGTCGAGCTTCAGATCGTGGACGCCGAGGGCCGGCCGCTGGAGGGCGCCGTCTCCGGCAACCTGTGCATCACCGACAGTTGGCCGGGTCAGATGCGCACCGTTTATGGCGACGATCAGCGCTTCTTCGACACCTATTTCTCGACCTATCCGGGCCGCTACTTCACTGGCGACGGCTGCCGCCGGGACGAGGACGGCTATTACTGGATCACCGGCCGGGTTGACGACGTCATCAACGTCTCGGGCCACCGAATGGGCACGGCCGAGGTCGAGAGCGCGCTGGTCCTGCACGACGATGTCGCCGAGGCGGCGGTCGTCGGCTATCCCCACGACATCAAGGGCCAGGGCATCTACGCCTATGTCACCCTGAACAACGGGGTCGAGGCGACCGAGGAGCTGCGCAAGGCCCTGGTCGCCCACGTCCGTCACGAGATCGGCCCTATCGCCGCGCCCGACGTGATCCAGTGGGCGCCGGGTCTGCCCAAGACCCGGTCGGGCAAGATCATGCGGCGCATCCTGCGCAAGATCGCCGAGAACGAGATCGGCGCGCTGGGCGACACCTCGACCTTGGCCGACCCGTCAGTCGTGGACGATCTGGTCAAGAACCGCGCCGGGGCCTGA
- a CDS encoding bile acid:sodium symporter family protein: MPRFLSRLPIDGYLLALIGMVILAALFPASGQAAVVMDGVVKAAIALLFFLYGARMSPAAIGAGLLHWRLQGTVFLSTFLLFPLLGLGLVFLMRGSLQPDLLTGMLYLCLLPSTVQSSIAFTSIAGGNVAGALTSASLSNLLGVIVTPLLVALLIGGANGGIHLQSILDIGLQILAPFAVGQLCRPLLKDWLTRHAKLTGLVDRGSILLIVYAAFSEGVVAGVWSQVAPLDLAKVIGLNIALLAIVLAVTLFAGRALKFDRPDRIVILFCGSKKSMATGIPMAGILFAGHAVPLIVLPIMLFHQIQLFACTIIAQRYARENEARAQSPVIP, translated from the coding sequence ATGCCTCGTTTCCTGTCCCGCCTGCCGATCGACGGCTATCTGCTGGCCCTGATCGGCATGGTGATCCTGGCGGCCCTGTTCCCCGCCAGCGGACAGGCGGCCGTCGTCATGGACGGGGTGGTCAAGGCCGCCATCGCCCTGCTGTTCTTCCTGTATGGCGCGCGGATGTCGCCGGCGGCCATCGGCGCGGGCCTGCTGCACTGGCGGCTTCAGGGCACGGTCTTCCTGTCGACCTTCCTGCTGTTTCCGCTGCTGGGGCTTGGGCTGGTCTTCCTGATGCGGGGGTCGCTTCAGCCCGATCTGCTGACCGGGATGCTGTATCTTTGTCTGTTGCCGTCCACAGTGCAGTCCTCCATCGCCTTCACCTCCATCGCCGGCGGCAATGTCGCGGGCGCCCTGACCAGCGCCAGCCTGTCGAACCTGCTGGGCGTGATCGTGACGCCGCTGCTGGTCGCCCTGCTGATCGGCGGCGCCAATGGCGGCATCCATCTGCAGTCCATCCTCGACATCGGTCTGCAGATCCTGGCCCCCTTCGCCGTGGGCCAGCTGTGCCGCCCTCTGCTGAAGGACTGGCTGACCCGCCACGCCAAACTGACCGGCTTGGTCGACCGCGGCTCCATCCTGCTGATTGTCTATGCCGCCTTCAGCGAGGGCGTTGTCGCCGGCGTCTGGTCCCAGGTCGCGCCGCTGGATCTGGCCAAGGTCATCGGCCTGAACATCGCCCTGCTGGCCATCGTCCTGGCCGTGACCCTGTTCGCCGGGCGAGCGCTGAAGTTCGATCGCCCCGACCGGATCGTCATCCTGTTCTGCGGCTCCAAGAAGAGCATGGCCACCGGCATCCCCATGGCCGGCATCCTGTTCGCCGGTCACGCCGTGCCGCTGATCGTCCTGCCGATCATGCTGTTCCACCAGATCCAGCTGTTCGCCTGCACGATCATCGCCCAGCGCTATGCGCGCGAGAATGAAGCGCGCGCCCAGAGTCCGGTCATACCTTGA
- a CDS encoding TraB/GumN family protein: MTFTAHLKSSVSILVRGAVGVAGGVALFAAIAGVPADALAQTAAPAAPAPIQGEGPALWVVKDADSTLYLFGSVHVLRPTTGWASPRVEAAFDSASDIWFEISNPDDQAAIMPLIQQHGLSPETPLSSRLTPEENAELDAAAQAMGASAAQLQPMKPWLAALSLSVAPLIKAGYDPKSGVELVLKARAEAAGKPIHGFETIDKQIGILAGLPDDVQLVFLRETLKDYENAATKLDEMVEAWARGDVATLDRVTITEMKEASPALYQSVLVDRNTDWANQIQTLLEGAGTAFIAVGAAHLTGDDSVQAILQKRGVTVEAAN; this comes from the coding sequence ATGACCTTTACAGCCCATCTCAAATCCTCCGTCTCCATCCTGGTGCGGGGTGCGGTCGGCGTCGCCGGCGGCGTGGCGCTGTTCGCCGCCATCGCCGGCGTCCCGGCCGACGCCCTGGCCCAGACCGCCGCGCCTGCTGCGCCCGCGCCCATCCAGGGCGAAGGCCCCGCGCTGTGGGTGGTCAAGGATGCGGATTCGACCCTGTATCTGTTCGGCTCGGTCCACGTGCTTCGCCCGACGACCGGCTGGGCCAGCCCCCGCGTCGAGGCCGCCTTCGACAGCGCCTCGGACATCTGGTTCGAGATCAGCAATCCCGACGACCAGGCCGCCATCATGCCGCTGATCCAGCAGCACGGCCTGTCGCCCGAGACGCCGTTGTCCAGCCGCCTGACGCCGGAAGAAAACGCCGAACTGGACGCGGCCGCCCAGGCCATGGGCGCCTCCGCCGCCCAGCTTCAGCCGATGAAGCCCTGGCTGGCGGCGCTCAGCCTGTCGGTCGCGCCGCTGATCAAGGCCGGCTACGATCCCAAGTCGGGTGTGGAGCTGGTGCTGAAGGCGCGAGCAGAGGCGGCGGGCAAGCCGATCCACGGCTTCGAGACCATCGACAAGCAGATCGGCATCCTGGCCGGCCTGCCCGACGACGTGCAACTGGTCTTCCTGCGCGAGACGCTGAAGGACTACGAGAACGCCGCCACAAAACTGGATGAAATGGTCGAGGCCTGGGCCCGGGGCGACGTCGCGACGCTGGACCGCGTCACGATCACGGAAATGAAGGAGGCCTCGCCGGCCCTCTATCAATCCGTTCTGGTGGATCGGAACACCGACTGGGCCAACCAGATTCAGACCCTGCTTGAAGGCGCCGGCACCGCCTTCATCGCCGTCGGCGCCGCCCACCTGACCGGAGATGACAGCGTCCAGGCCATTCTGCAAAAGCGCGGCGTGACGGTCGAAGCGGCGAACTGA
- a CDS encoding helix-turn-helix transcriptional regulator, with protein MNNRLKVLRAERDWSQAQLAEQLGVSRQTVNALETGRYDPSLPLAFKIARVFGQPIESIFSDDKA; from the coding sequence ATGAACAATCGTCTCAAGGTCCTGCGCGCCGAGCGCGACTGGAGCCAGGCGCAGCTGGCCGAACAGCTCGGCGTGTCGCGCCAGACCGTGAACGCCCTGGAGACCGGCCGTTACGACCCCTCCCTGCCGCTGGCCTTCAAGATCGCCCGCGTCTTCGGCCAACCCATCGAATCCATCTTTTCAGACGACAAAGCGTGA
- a CDS encoding DNA recombination protein RmuC, giving the protein MNMLVPILAVLAAAFAGGFLWAYMGWQKTSGALAAAEARIDLVEESRVTMGELLKAQAAQSAQVVADQMVSRATETFRAQDQLARERMAAQLKPVADTLTKFQEHVAALEKTRSEETGGLREQLAQLMTASSATRDEARKLTEALRGNTGRRGRWGEQTCRNVLEAAGMAGRFDFTEQTSSADDEGRQNRPDFIVRLPGGGMFVIDAKVPLAFDDGEGDEEARARSVGLRTAASLKTHVRQLSSKAYQDQFKPSPDFVVLFVPGDAFLVTALDHEPDLMTQAMASRVVIVTPSTLFALCKAVAYGWRAEEQAANADKVAALGRELYKRLSVMGGHASAVGRALDTAVGKYNQFVGSLESQVMVSARRFEDLQVDHEGKALPDLTPVESAPRAIARPELIAAAKAE; this is encoded by the coding sequence ATGAACATGCTTGTGCCGATCCTCGCTGTCCTGGCCGCCGCCTTCGCGGGCGGTTTTCTGTGGGCCTATATGGGCTGGCAGAAGACGAGCGGCGCGCTGGCGGCGGCCGAGGCCCGCATCGATCTGGTCGAGGAAAGCCGTGTGACCATGGGCGAACTGCTCAAGGCCCAGGCGGCGCAGTCGGCCCAAGTCGTGGCGGATCAGATGGTCAGTCGCGCGACCGAGACCTTCCGCGCCCAGGATCAGCTGGCGCGCGAGCGGATGGCCGCCCAGCTGAAACCCGTCGCCGACACCCTGACCAAGTTCCAGGAGCATGTCGCCGCGCTGGAGAAGACGCGCTCCGAAGAGACCGGGGGCCTGCGCGAGCAACTGGCCCAGCTGATGACGGCCTCGTCCGCCACGCGCGACGAGGCGCGCAAGCTGACCGAAGCCCTGCGCGGCAATACAGGCCGTCGCGGCCGCTGGGGCGAACAGACCTGCCGCAACGTGCTGGAGGCCGCCGGCATGGCGGGGCGGTTCGACTTCACCGAACAGACGTCCAGCGCCGACGACGAGGGCCGCCAGAACCGGCCTGACTTCATCGTCCGCCTGCCCGGCGGCGGCATGTTCGTGATCGACGCCAAGGTTCCGCTGGCCTTCGACGACGGGGAGGGCGACGAGGAGGCGCGCGCCCGCTCCGTCGGTCTGCGCACCGCCGCCAGCCTGAAGACCCATGTGCGCCAGCTGTCGTCCAAGGCCTATCAGGACCAGTTCAAACCCAGCCCAGATTTCGTCGTCCTGTTCGTGCCCGGCGATGCCTTCCTGGTCACGGCTCTGGACCATGAGCCGGACCTGATGACCCAGGCGATGGCCTCGCGCGTCGTCATCGTCACGCCCTCAACCCTGTTCGCCCTGTGCAAGGCCGTCGCCTATGGCTGGCGCGCGGAAGAACAGGCGGCCAACGCCGACAAGGTCGCCGCCCTGGGCCGCGAACTCTACAAGCGGCTGTCGGTCATGGGCGGTCATGCCTCCGCCGTCGGACGCGCGCTGGACACGGCTGTCGGCAAGTACAATCAGTTCGTCGGCTCGCTGGAGAGCCAGGTCATGGTCTCGGCTCGCCGGTTCGAGGATCTGCAGGTCGATCACGAGGGCAAAGCCTTGCCGGATCTAACGCCGGTCGAAAGCGCGCCCCGCGCCATCGCCCGTCCCGAACTGATCGCCGCCGCCAAGGCGGAGTAG
- the recR gene encoding recombination mediator RecR, which produces MAASAGPEIERLISLLAKLPGLGPRSARRAALALLKRREQLLVPLAASLAETAEKVVSCSVCGAPDTRDPCAICSDGSRDNGLICVVEEAGALWAMERSGAFRGKYHVLGGLLSALDGVGPEHLRVTELVGRVRGGGVREVVLALPATVDGQTTAHYVAERIAGPDVEITSLARGVPVGGELDWLDDGTIVQALRARRPA; this is translated from the coding sequence ATGGCCGCCTCCGCCGGCCCGGAGATCGAACGGCTGATCTCCCTTCTCGCCAAACTGCCGGGCCTGGGTCCGCGCTCGGCGCGGCGTGCGGCGCTGGCGCTGTTGAAGCGGCGCGAGCAGTTGCTGGTGCCGCTGGCGGCGTCGCTGGCCGAGACGGCCGAGAAGGTCGTGTCGTGCTCGGTTTGCGGCGCGCCGGATACGCGCGACCCCTGCGCCATCTGTTCGGACGGATCGCGCGACAATGGCCTGATCTGCGTGGTCGAAGAGGCCGGCGCCCTGTGGGCGATGGAGCGATCCGGCGCCTTTCGCGGCAAATATCATGTGCTGGGCGGACTGCTGTCCGCTCTGGACGGCGTCGGACCCGAGCATCTGCGGGTCACAGAATTGGTCGGGCGCGTAAGGGGCGGGGGCGTGCGTGAGGTCGTCTTGGCCCTGCCGGCCACGGTCGATGGCCAGACGACCGCCCACTATGTCGCTGAGCGGATCGCCGGGCCGGATGTGGAAATCACCTCGCTGGCGCGCGGGGTGCCGGTCGGCGGAGAATTGGACTGGCTGGACGACGGCACCATCGTCCAGGCCCTTCGCGCCCGCCGCCCGGCCTGA
- a CDS encoding YbaB/EbfC family nucleoid-associated protein encodes MKDLTQLMQQAQAMQQKLQDAQAKMAETTAEGSSGGGLVSMSLKGPGEITAIKIDDSLLTPGEGEILADLIVAAHADAKRKLDEQNNALIREAAGPMAGMNIPGMPKLF; translated from the coding sequence ATGAAAGATCTGACCCAACTGATGCAGCAGGCGCAGGCGATGCAGCAAAAGCTGCAGGACGCCCAGGCCAAGATGGCCGAAACCACAGCCGAGGGCTCGTCTGGCGGCGGGCTGGTGTCCATGTCCCTGAAGGGGCCGGGCGAGATCACCGCCATCAAAATCGACGACAGCCTGCTGACGCCAGGCGAGGGCGAGATCCTGGCCGATCTGATCGTCGCCGCCCATGCCGACGCCAAGCGCAAGCTGGATGAGCAGAACAACGCCCTGATCCGCGAGGCCGCAGGCCCCATGGCCGGGATGAACATTCCCGGAATGCCGAAACTGTTCTGA
- a CDS encoding malonic semialdehyde reductase: MAYDANHQRDVPLSDAALSQLFTEARTRNGWTDRPVAPELLRKLYDLTKFGPTAVNGSPARFVFITSPEAKARLIPLMSEGNRDKTQRAPVTVIVGQDMDFHDHLDALFPHAPGAKAWFADEVGRRETAFRNASLQGGYLTIAARALGLDVGPMSGFDAAGVKAEFFPDSNVEPNYILNLGYGSDENLFPRSPRLSFDEAAQIL, translated from the coding sequence ATGGCCTATGACGCTAATCATCAACGCGACGTCCCGCTGTCGGACGCCGCCCTGTCGCAACTGTTCACCGAGGCGCGCACACGCAACGGCTGGACCGACCGCCCCGTCGCGCCGGAACTGCTGCGCAAGCTGTATGACCTGACCAAGTTCGGGCCCACGGCGGTCAACGGATCGCCGGCCCGCTTTGTCTTCATCACCTCGCCCGAGGCCAAGGCCCGCCTGATTCCGCTGATGAGCGAAGGCAATCGCGACAAGACGCAGCGGGCCCCGGTGACGGTGATCGTCGGTCAGGACATGGACTTCCACGACCATCTCGACGCCCTGTTCCCCCACGCGCCGGGCGCCAAGGCCTGGTTTGCCGATGAGGTCGGCCGGCGCGAGACCGCCTTCCGCAACGCCTCGCTGCAGGGCGGCTATCTGACCATCGCGGCCCGCGCCCTGGGCCTGGATGTCGGCCCGATGTCCGGCTTCGACGCCGCCGGCGTGAAGGCCGAGTTCTTTCCCGACAGCAATGTCGAGCCGAACTATATCCTCAACCTCGGCTATGGCTCGGACGAGAACCTGTTTCCACGCTCGCCGCGCCTGTCGTTCGACGAGGCCGCGCAGATCCTCTGA
- a CDS encoding c-type cytochrome: MSGDLKWNKIFGAALGTAFVILVVQQASGLVYHSEAPEKMGYFVDAPEEAAGGEAAELAPDWGTVLPTADLAAGEAAFARCQACHDAHQGGADKIGPNLWGVVGGPVMHRPGFAYSDAMAKHKAEAPTWGYDQINSFITAPAKYVPGTKMSFAGIRDTQTRINLIAWLRTQGSGGFAIPAPDPTRQPGAAAPAAGAPATGEAPVTEGAAATEATGTSPAAGAPAASQATPAAPPAATASAPPNT, translated from the coding sequence ATGAGCGGCGATCTTAAGTGGAACAAGATTTTCGGCGCGGCTCTGGGGACGGCGTTCGTCATCCTGGTCGTTCAGCAGGCCTCGGGCCTCGTCTATCATTCGGAAGCCCCCGAAAAGATGGGCTATTTCGTCGATGCGCCGGAAGAGGCCGCCGGCGGTGAAGCCGCCGAACTGGCGCCCGACTGGGGCACGGTGCTGCCGACCGCCGATCTGGCCGCCGGCGAGGCCGCCTTCGCCCGCTGCCAGGCCTGCCATGACGCGCACCAGGGCGGCGCCGACAAGATCGGTCCGAACCTGTGGGGCGTGGTCGGCGGTCCGGTCATGCACCGTCCGGGCTTCGCCTATTCCGACGCCATGGCCAAGCACAAGGCCGAGGCGCCGACCTGGGGCTATGACCAGATCAACAGCTTCATCACGGCCCCGGCCAAATATGTGCCCGGCACCAAGATGTCCTTCGCCGGCATCCGCGACACCCAGACGCGCATCAATCTGATCGCCTGGCTGCGCACTCAGGGCTCCGGCGGCTTCGCCATCCCGGCGCCGGATCCGACCCGTCAGCCTGGTGCAGCCGCGCCGGCCGCCGGCGCGCCCGCGACGGGCGAGGCCCCGGTGACCGAAGGCGCCGCCGCGACCGAAGCGACCGGCACGTCCCCGGCCGCCGGCGCCCCCGCCGCATCTCAGGCGACCCCGGCGGCCCCGCCCGCCGCGACGGCGTCTGCGCCGCCCAACACCTGA
- a CDS encoding 3-deoxy-manno-octulosonate cytidylyltransferase, producing the protein MNPLIMIPARMAATRLPNKPLALIGDTPMIVRAYRQAEASGLPVVVAAGDPEIVESVEAAGGRAVLTDPALPSGSDRIRAAVDAIDPEGDFDAVINVQGDMPFASPGLAVACAAILHGEPACDIATLVAAEADGSDRTNPDVVKAVLALGEGERQARALYFTRSTLYGDAPVWRHIGVYGYRREALNRFCAAPPSPLEKREKLEQLRALEMGMQIWAAVIDEAPLSVDNPADLEAARALA; encoded by the coding sequence ATGAATCCGTTGATAATGATACCGGCTCGCATGGCCGCCACCCGCCTGCCGAACAAGCCGCTGGCCCTGATCGGCGACACGCCGATGATCGTGCGCGCCTATCGCCAGGCCGAGGCCTCGGGCCTGCCGGTCGTGGTCGCCGCCGGCGATCCCGAGATCGTCGAGTCGGTGGAAGCCGCAGGCGGCCGCGCCGTCCTGACCGACCCGGCCCTGCCGTCAGGCTCGGACCGCATTCGCGCCGCCGTGGACGCCATCGACCCCGAGGGCGATTTCGACGCCGTCATAAACGTTCAGGGCGACATGCCCTTCGCCAGCCCTGGTCTGGCCGTCGCCTGCGCCGCCATTCTGCACGGCGAGCCGGCCTGCGACATCGCCACCCTGGTCGCCGCCGAGGCTGACGGGTCGGACCGGACCAATCCTGACGTGGTCAAGGCGGTGCTGGCCCTGGGCGAAGGCGAACGCCAGGCGCGCGCCCTCTATTTCACGCGCTCGACCCTGTATGGCGACGCGCCCGTCTGGCGCCATATCGGCGTCTATGGCTATCGCCGAGAGGCGCTGAACCGCTTCTGCGCCGCGCCGCCGTCGCCGCTGGAAAAACGCGAGAAGCTGGAACAGCTGCGCGCCTTGGAAATGGGCATGCAGATCTGGGCCGCCGTCATCGACGAAGCCCCCCTGTCCGTCGACAATCCCGCCGACCTGGAGGCGGCGCGGGCGCTGGCCTAG
- the nudC gene encoding NAD(+) diphosphatase: MAHHNTFAGNPLDRAGDLRNDPDWLAEQAAKPYAQALVLWEGRPLIEETGEGPRLAWLQMRHARALVRDREAFLGLWNDEPVFAIEFEGFIDPTDGPLAGLGAFQEMRAAAAILPAADAAMAGGAKSLFDWRRKHGFCANCGTLSETASGGWKRICPACGTEHFPRVDPVTIMLPVYKGGAEPICLLGRQAAWPAGRMSALAGFLEPGESIEEACAREVKEEAGLTVIATAYHSSQPWPFPSQLMIGLIAEVSDDQAQPDQTELEAVAWLTRAEARAVLAGEHPSIQAPPPFAIAHSLIKAWADEV; the protein is encoded by the coding sequence ATGGCCCATCACAACACCTTCGCCGGCAATCCGCTCGATCGGGCCGGGGACCTGAGGAATGATCCCGACTGGCTGGCCGAGCAGGCCGCCAAGCCCTACGCCCAGGCCCTGGTGCTCTGGGAAGGGCGGCCGCTGATCGAGGAGACGGGCGAGGGGCCCAGGCTGGCGTGGCTGCAGATGCGCCATGCGCGCGCTCTGGTGCGCGATCGCGAGGCGTTTCTGGGCCTGTGGAACGACGAACCCGTCTTCGCCATCGAGTTCGAAGGCTTCATCGATCCGACCGACGGGCCGCTGGCCGGGCTGGGCGCCTTTCAAGAGATGCGCGCGGCGGCGGCGATCCTGCCGGCGGCGGATGCAGCCATGGCCGGCGGCGCCAAGAGCCTGTTCGACTGGCGACGCAAACACGGTTTCTGCGCCAACTGCGGCACGCTGAGCGAGACGGCGTCGGGCGGCTGGAAGCGGATTTGCCCGGCCTGCGGGACCGAGCATTTCCCGCGCGTCGATCCGGTGACCATCATGCTGCCGGTCTATAAAGGCGGGGCCGAGCCCATCTGCCTGCTTGGCCGTCAGGCGGCCTGGCCTGCCGGACGGATGTCGGCCCTGGCCGGGTTTCTGGAACCGGGCGAATCCATCGAGGAGGCCTGCGCCCGCGAGGTGAAGGAAGAGGCCGGCCTGACCGTGATCGCCACGGCCTATCACTCCAGCCAACCCTGGCCCTTTCCCTCGCAACTGATGATCGGCCTGATCGCGGAGGTGTCGGACGATCAGGCGCAACCGGACCAGACGGAACTGGAAGCGGTCGCCTGGCTGACGCGGGCCGAGGCGCGCGCCGTGCTGGCGGGCGAGCATCCGAGCATTCAGGCCCCGCCGCCCTTCGCCATCGCCCACAGCCTGATCAAGGCCTGGGCCGACGAGGTCTAG